Proteins encoded in a region of the Triticum dicoccoides isolate Atlit2015 ecotype Zavitan chromosome 3A, WEW_v2.0, whole genome shotgun sequence genome:
- the LOC119270696 gene encoding UDP-D-apiose/UDP-D-xylose synthase: MASGGRTDLDGAAVAPLTICVIGAGGFIGSHLCEKLMAETPHVVLAVDVYCDKIRHLVDPPPPHLAGRISFHRLNIKNDSRLEGLIKMADLTINLAAICTPADYNTRPLDTIYSNFIDALPVVKYCSENSKRLIHFSTCEVYGKTIGSFLPKDHPLRKEAEFYVLTEDESPCIFGPIVKQRWSYACAKQLIERLVFAEGAENGLEFTIVRPFNWIGPRMDFIPGVDGPSEGVPRVLACFSNNLLRREPLKLVDGGESQRTFVYIKDAIEAVLLMIENPARANGHIFNVGNPDNEVTVRELAEMMTEVYAKVSGEPPLEEPVIDVSAKEFYGEGYDDSDKRIPDMTLINKQLGWNPKTPLKDLLETTLTYQHKTYKEAVKTQMCLATATPSS, translated from the exons ATGGCGAGCGGGGGCAGGACGGATCTGGACGGCGCCGCCGTGGCGCCGCTGACCATCTGCGTGATCGGCGCCGGCGGCTTCATCGGCTCGCACCTCTGCGAGAAGCTCATGGCCGAGACCCCGCACGTCGTCCTCGCCGTCGACGTCTACTGCGACAAGATCCGCCACCTCGTCGACCCGCCCCCGCCCCACCTCGCCGGACGCATCTCCTTCCACCGCCTCAACATCAAGAACGACTCCCGCCTCGAGGGCCTCATCAAGATGGCCGATCTG ACGATAAACCTGGCGGCGATCTGCACGCCGGCGGACTACAACACGCGGCCGCTCGACACCATCTACAGCAACTTCATCGACGCGCTCCCGGTG GTCAAGTACTGCTCGGAGAACAGCAAGCGTCTGATCCACTTCTCCACGTGCGAGGTCTACGGCAAGACCATCGGCAGCTTCCTCCCCAAGGACCACCCCCTCCGCAAG GAAGCTGAATTTTATGTGCTGACAGAAGATGAGTCACCCTGCATCTTTGGTCCAATCGTGAAACAGAGATGGTCCTACGCGTGCGCAAAGCAGCTTATCGAGAGGCTTGTTTTTG CTGAAGGCGCAGAAAATGGCCTTGAATTCACGATTGTGAGACCTTTCAATTGGATTGGGCCAAGGATGGACTTCATTCCTGGCGTTGATGGTCCTAGCGAGGGTGTTCCTCGGGTTTTGGCTTGCTTCAGCAAC AATCTCCTCCGCAGAGAGCCCCTGAAGCTTGTCGATGGCGGCGAGTCCCAGAGAACTTTTGTTTACATCAAGGATGCCATTGAAGCTGTTCTTTTGATGATT GAAAACCCTGCTCGAGCCAATGGTCATATCTTCAACGTGGGGAACCCTGACAATGAAGTCACTGTTAGGGAGTTGGCTGAAATGATGACAGAG GTCTATGCTAAGGTCTCAGGAGAGCCCCCGCTGGAGGAGCCTGTGATCGACGTGAGCGCAAAAGAATTCTACGGCGAAGGGTACGACGACAGCGACAAGAGGATCCCCGACATGACCCTGATCAACAAGCAGCTAG GGTGGAACCCCAAGACCCCTCTCAAGGACCTGCTGGAGACGACGCTGACCTACCAGCACAAGACCTACAAGGAAGCCGTCAAGACGCAGATGTGTCTGGCCACGGCGACGCCTTCAAGCTAG